The DNA segment ATTTTTAACAGCTTTATAAATGAAGAAACTTCCACAATCATTGCAGTAATAGGCTACTCTTCGAAGCCACCCTTGCTTAGAAGATTGCTCTACTAAAGTTATTTTCGGCTCACAGCTTTTAACCCATTTATCACGCCAGTCTATTTTAAGTGGGACTGAAATATAACCAGGTTTCATCTCTACTCCACAAACAGGGCAAAAAATTTTTTGAAGTTTCTGAATATGAGTTGACCCGCAGACGGGGCATGCAATAAGATTCTCGGCTTCGAAAACACGTTTACAATCTTCACACCACATTCTAATACCCCTAAAGTAAGTTAATAGCTGAGTATAAAATAATAATTTTAACCTTTTTATGTTAAGTTTTCTTAAGAAAGTTTTTGAAGTGGAAAGATGAGGGCAATTTATGAATATAAACGTAATAACTAGTAAATAAAGATTTTAAAGAAATTAGTTCCTTTAAGCTAGTTTAAACCAAAAACAAACAGGCCCTACAACTTAAGACTAGATAGTTGGTAGGAGAGAGCTTTTAATTCAACTTTTAAACACTAAAATACAGTGTATACAAACATTTATAGCTTAGATTTTTATTTTAAAAAGTAATGTTATATTAAGGTTTATGTTAGGAGTGTGAACTGATGGTTCTAGAAGGCTACGTGGAGTACAAGAAAAGAGAGTTTTGCAACGACGTGAAATGCCCTGTTCAATTACAGCTTAACCAGTTTAAAGAGGGATCTAAAGAATACGAGGAGACTAGAAATATTTGTAAAACTGATTGTAAGTATACTACTTGGCAGTTCCACCACTGGCTTATAGATAAAGGATATATTATTATAAGAAAAAAATATGAGACGGAGGGATAGTTATGGATTGGGGGTTAAAAAACAGGCTCTCTCGTATTATTCAACCTAAAACTGGTAAGACCGTAATGTTAGCGGTAGATCACGGTTATTTTTTAGGCCCTACCACAGGGTTAGAGCAGCCCAGAAAGACTATTATGCCATTAGCCCCTTATGCTGATAGTCTAATGTTGACTAGAGGAGTGCTGAGAACTTGCATAGACCCCACGATAAACACGCCTGTAGTGTTAAGGGTTTCAGGTGGAACAAGCATTTTAACAGAACTATCAAACGAGGGGATAATAACTTGTATGGAGGATGCCTTACGGCTTAACGCATGTGGAGTAGCTCTATCTATTTTTGTAGGCGCTCAGTATGAGAGGCAGACTCTTCTAAGCTTAGCTAGCTTAATTGATGAGGGTGAACGGGTTGGCATGCCTGTTTTAGCTGTTACAGCTGTGGGCAAGGATATGGCTAGAGATAGCAGATACTTAGGATTAGCCTGCCGCATAGCAGCGGAGCTTGGAGCTCACATGGTTAAAACATATTATTGTGAAGGTTTTGAAAAAGTGGTTGAATCATGCCCTGTTC comes from the Candidatus Odinarchaeum yellowstonii genome and includes:
- the lsrF gene encoding 3-hydroxy-5-phosphonooxypentane-2,4-dione thiolase; this encodes MDWGLKNRLSRIIQPKTGKTVMLAVDHGYFLGPTTGLEQPRKTIMPLAPYADSLMLTRGVLRTCIDPTINTPVVLRVSGGTSILTELSNEGIITCMEDALRLNACGVALSIFVGAQYERQTLLSLASLIDEGERVGMPVLAVTAVGKDMARDSRYLGLACRIAAELGAHMVKTYYCEGFEKVVESCPVPIVIAGGKKIPEKDALTLTYNAIQAGAVGVDMGRNIFQSEAPVAMIKAVRAVVHEGYTPDEAFNLFNEEKNK
- a CDS encoding PF20097 family protein, which produces MWCEDCKRVFEAENLIACPVCGSTHIQKLQKIFCPVCGVEMKPGYISVPLKIDWRDKWVKSCEPKITLVEQSSKQGWLRRVAYYCNDCGSFFIYKAVKNVEACKVSAKKTLIGNLCPQCGSEVIEKVNFCPFCGFKFPSDDDKKISRVKFNI